A region from the Actinoplanes sp. OR16 genome encodes:
- a CDS encoding response regulator has protein sequence MSEAESRPESELALEAEEGPDLILVVDDDQDIASFVEFNLKVHGFDVIRARDGQEALELMEDHRPGLAVVDWMMPRMDGVELVRRLRAEPLTSALPVIMLTAKSMTVDKVVGLTAGADDYLVKPFDTAELIARVTTTLRRNKDAREVSPLTGLPGNARVRREIGERMRATGEYSVGYIDIDRFKSVNDVYGFDRGDDFIIALARSLQKASAQTGPPSIFLGHIGGDDFVFICTPDQVLPLTKRMVTDFENAADRLYEPNDAQRGFIEVPDRRGNKQKAALVTLSIGVAQSTSEGRSFTDPRVVIAVASEMKKVAKSQPGSYVAIDRRRDEGTA, from the coding sequence ATGAGCGAGGCGGAGTCCCGGCCCGAGAGCGAACTGGCGCTGGAGGCCGAGGAGGGTCCCGATCTGATCCTGGTGGTCGACGACGACCAGGACATCGCGAGCTTCGTCGAGTTCAACCTGAAGGTCCACGGTTTCGACGTGATCCGGGCCAGGGACGGTCAGGAGGCGCTGGAGCTGATGGAGGACCACCGGCCGGGCCTGGCGGTGGTCGACTGGATGATGCCGCGGATGGACGGCGTCGAGCTGGTGCGCCGCCTGCGGGCCGAGCCGCTCACCTCGGCGCTGCCGGTGATCATGCTGACCGCCAAGAGCATGACCGTGGACAAGGTGGTCGGCCTGACCGCGGGCGCCGACGACTACCTGGTCAAGCCGTTCGACACGGCCGAGCTGATCGCCCGGGTGACCACCACGCTGCGCCGCAACAAGGACGCCCGCGAGGTGTCGCCGCTGACCGGCCTGCCGGGCAACGCGCGGGTCCGCCGGGAGATCGGCGAGCGGATGCGCGCCACCGGCGAATATTCGGTGGGCTACATCGACATCGACCGGTTCAAGAGCGTCAACGACGTCTACGGCTTCGACCGCGGCGACGACTTCATCATCGCGCTGGCCCGCAGCCTGCAGAAGGCGAGCGCGCAGACCGGTCCGCCGTCGATCTTCCTGGGCCACATCGGCGGGGACGACTTCGTCTTCATCTGTACGCCGGACCAGGTCCTGCCGCTGACCAAGCGCATGGTGACCGACTTCGAGAACGCGGCCGACCGCCTCTACGAGCCGAACGACGCACAGCGCGGCTTCATCGAGGTGCCGGACCGGCGCGGCAACAAGCAGAAGGCGGCACTGGTGACGCTCTCGATCGGGGTGGCGCAGTCGACCTCCGAGGGCCGCAGTTTCACGGACCCGCGGGTGGTCATCGCGGTCGCCTCGGAGATGAAGAAGGTCGCGAAGTCGCAGCCGGGCTCCTACGTGGCGATCGACCGCCGGCGGGACGAGGGCACGGCGTAA
- the rpe gene encoding ribulose-phosphate 3-epimerase yields MTPSPIIAPSILASDFSRLGEEVRAIEGAADWVHVDVMDNHFVPNLTIGLPVVQSLRKATAIPFDVHLMITDPQRWAPAYAEAGAHNVTFHAEACDDPVALAKTLRAAGAKAGLAIDRDTPVEPYLELLPYLDTILIMTIKAGFGGQAFMPEMLDKVRDVRRRIRVNDLEIRVEVDGGIAADTIEQAAEAGADAFVAGTAVYGAADPAEAIRKLRGLAAGAMGVA; encoded by the coding sequence GTGACACCGTCGCCGATCATCGCGCCCAGCATCCTCGCGTCCGACTTCTCTCGCCTGGGGGAGGAGGTGCGAGCCATCGAGGGGGCTGCCGACTGGGTCCACGTGGACGTCATGGACAACCACTTCGTGCCGAACCTGACGATCGGGCTCCCGGTGGTGCAGAGCCTGCGCAAGGCGACGGCCATCCCGTTCGACGTGCACCTGATGATCACGGACCCGCAGCGGTGGGCTCCGGCGTACGCGGAGGCCGGCGCCCACAACGTGACCTTCCACGCCGAGGCCTGCGACGACCCGGTGGCGCTCGCCAAGACGCTGCGCGCGGCCGGCGCCAAGGCGGGCCTGGCGATCGACCGGGACACCCCGGTCGAGCCCTACCTGGAGCTGCTGCCCTACCTCGACACCATCCTGATCATGACGATCAAGGCGGGCTTCGGCGGCCAGGCGTTCATGCCGGAGATGCTGGACAAGGTGCGTGACGTGCGCCGCCGGATCCGGGTGAACGACCTGGAGATCCGGGTCGAGGTGGACGGCGGCATCGCGGCCGACACCATCGAGCAGGCCGCCGAGGCCGGCGCCGACGCGTTCGTGGCGGGCACCGCGGTCTACGGCGCGGCCGACCCCGCCGAGGCGATCCGGAAACTGCGCGGCCTCGCCGCGGGGGCGATGGGGGTGGCGTGA
- a CDS encoding acyltransferase — MTPAPARRLAALDGLRLVAALFVSLYHFTGYRPGVLDAWGESREAAFPELHLLGQYGWLGVELFFMISGFVICMSSWGRTPGAFFRSRVTRLFPAYWAAILITTVVVTIWPVVRGHLRYSDILLNFSMMQQGLGARSVDAVYWTLWSEGLFYLLFSFAIWRGLTLKRAIVFGYGWLIAATLAEQSGVPLLKTFLQPNYAPFFVAGIALYLIYRFGSDVLLWGLLGLSYVLAVYWTDSSVRHFNGRFDVDMRPVVGAALVTGFFVVLTVIALGYTSRIQWGWLTTAGALTYPFYLLHENVGWTVIYGLRDFAPPLVILAAVIAIMLVAAYLLHRLIEKPLARVLKVKLEQASAGLGRQDRFARPSSAPVSSKIPAPAAPVSSKIQTPAAASKIPEPREAPEDTLVLPRVRD, encoded by the coding sequence ATGACCCCAGCCCCAGCGCGGCGTCTGGCAGCTCTCGACGGGCTGCGCCTCGTAGCGGCCCTGTTCGTGTCGCTGTACCACTTCACCGGCTACCGGCCCGGTGTTTTGGACGCGTGGGGCGAATCCCGCGAGGCGGCCTTCCCCGAGCTGCACCTGCTCGGTCAGTACGGCTGGCTCGGCGTCGAGCTGTTCTTCATGATCAGCGGCTTCGTCATCTGCATGAGCAGCTGGGGCCGCACGCCCGGCGCGTTCTTCCGGTCCCGGGTCACCCGGCTCTTCCCCGCGTACTGGGCGGCCATCCTGATCACCACGGTGGTGGTGACGATCTGGCCGGTCGTCCGCGGCCACCTGCGCTACAGCGACATCCTGCTGAACTTCTCGATGATGCAGCAGGGGCTGGGCGCCCGCAGCGTCGACGCCGTCTACTGGACGCTCTGGAGCGAGGGCCTGTTCTACCTGCTCTTCTCGTTCGCCATCTGGCGCGGCCTCACCCTGAAACGGGCGATCGTCTTCGGGTACGGCTGGCTGATCGCCGCCACGCTCGCCGAGCAGTCCGGCGTACCGCTGCTCAAGACGTTCCTGCAACCGAACTACGCGCCGTTCTTCGTCGCCGGCATCGCGCTCTACCTGATCTACCGGTTCGGCTCGGACGTGCTGCTCTGGGGGCTGCTCGGCCTGTCGTACGTGCTCGCCGTCTACTGGACCGACAGCTCGGTGCGGCACTTCAACGGCCGCTTCGACGTGGACATGCGCCCGGTCGTCGGCGCGGCCCTCGTGACGGGCTTCTTCGTGGTGCTGACGGTGATCGCGCTCGGGTACACGTCCCGGATCCAGTGGGGGTGGCTGACCACGGCGGGGGCGCTCACGTACCCGTTCTATCTGCTGCACGAGAACGTCGGGTGGACCGTCATCTACGGTCTCCGGGACTTCGCGCCGCCGCTCGTGATCCTGGCCGCCGTCATCGCGATCATGCTGGTCGCGGCGTATCTGCTGCACCGGTTGATCGAGAAGCCGCTGGCGCGGGTGCTGAAGGTCAAGCTCGAACAGGCCAGCGCCGGGCTCGGGCGGCAGGACCGCTTCGCCCGGCCGTCCTCGGCGCCGGTCTCCTCCAAGATCCCGGCACCAGCCGCGCCGGTTTCCTCCAAGATCCAGACGCCCGCCGCGGCCTCCAAGATCCCGGAGCCGCGGGAAGCGCCCGAGGACACCCTCGTCCTCCCCCGGGTCCGCGACTGA
- a CDS encoding RsmB/NOP family class I SAM-dependent RNA methyltransferase gives MTSGSEHRASRPHGGRPSRPAGPGYGRDNGRDSRSGRAPRAGRPASDPARQAAYEAIAAVHRDDAYANLVLSDILGGMGLHGRDAAFATELTYGTLRALGTLDLIIADAAGREVARIDPPARDALRLGAYQLLYTRVPPHAAVNQTVDLVRSVAPGASGFANAVMRTISETPLDGWLEKVAPDYESDPIANLSVMHHHPQWIIRSFAEALGGDLEDTARLLIEDNQPPAVHLCARPGRADAVDLADEVGGVPGAFSPYAVYLNGGAPRDLAAIREGRAHVQDEGSQLVAAALLAAPIEGQDTRWLDLCAGPGGKTGLIGAIAAGRGAEVTAVEVAEHRARLVDQATEGMPVTVLPMDGRSVGRDPDLPEEGFDRVLVDAPCTGLGSLRRRPESRWRRQPADLPPLTRLQRELLVAALRAVRPGGVVAYVTCSPHMVETQVTVSEGARRSGVEVDFVDARPLLPPGMPGLGPGPTVQLWPHRHGTDAMFLAVLRRTS, from the coding sequence GTGACCAGTGGTTCGGAACATCGCGCCTCACGGCCGCACGGCGGTCGTCCGAGCAGGCCGGCCGGGCCGGGGTACGGCCGGGACAACGGACGGGACAGCCGGAGCGGGCGGGCGCCGCGGGCGGGCCGTCCCGCGTCCGATCCCGCTCGGCAGGCCGCCTATGAAGCGATCGCCGCGGTGCATCGCGACGACGCGTACGCCAACCTGGTCCTCTCCGACATCCTGGGTGGCATGGGCCTGCACGGCCGGGACGCCGCGTTCGCGACCGAGCTGACCTACGGGACCCTGCGCGCTCTCGGCACCCTCGACCTGATCATCGCGGACGCCGCAGGCCGGGAGGTGGCCCGGATCGACCCGCCGGCCCGGGACGCGCTGCGGCTCGGCGCCTACCAGCTGCTCTACACCCGGGTGCCGCCGCACGCCGCGGTGAACCAGACCGTCGACCTGGTCCGCTCGGTGGCGCCGGGTGCGTCCGGTTTCGCCAACGCGGTGATGCGCACGATCTCCGAGACCCCGCTCGACGGGTGGCTGGAGAAGGTCGCACCGGACTACGAGTCGGACCCGATCGCCAACCTGTCGGTGATGCACCACCACCCGCAGTGGATCATCCGGTCGTTCGCCGAGGCGCTCGGCGGCGACCTGGAGGACACCGCCCGGCTGCTCATCGAGGACAACCAGCCGCCCGCTGTGCACCTGTGCGCGCGGCCAGGACGGGCCGACGCCGTCGACCTCGCCGACGAGGTGGGCGGGGTGCCGGGCGCGTTCTCGCCGTACGCGGTCTATCTCAACGGCGGCGCGCCGCGCGACCTGGCCGCCATCCGCGAGGGCCGCGCCCACGTGCAGGACGAGGGCTCGCAGCTGGTGGCCGCCGCGCTGCTGGCCGCGCCGATCGAGGGCCAGGACACCCGGTGGCTCGACCTGTGCGCCGGACCCGGCGGCAAGACCGGCCTGATCGGCGCGATCGCCGCGGGCCGGGGCGCCGAGGTGACCGCCGTCGAGGTGGCCGAGCACCGGGCCCGCCTGGTCGACCAGGCCACCGAGGGCATGCCGGTCACGGTGCTGCCGATGGACGGCCGGTCGGTGGGCCGTGACCCGGACCTGCCGGAGGAGGGGTTCGACCGGGTCCTGGTGGACGCGCCCTGCACGGGCCTCGGTTCGCTGCGCCGCCGTCCCGAGTCGCGCTGGCGCCGTCAGCCGGCCGACCTGCCGCCACTGACCCGGCTCCAGCGTGAGCTGCTGGTGGCGGCGCTGCGGGCGGTCCGCCCGGGCGGTGTGGTGGCCTACGTGACGTGCTCCCCGCACATGGTCGAGACCCAGGTGACGGTGAGCGAGGGCGCCCGCCGCAGCGGTGTCGAGGTCGACTTCGTCGATGCTCGCCCCCTGCTCCCGCCGGGCATGCCGGGGCTGGGCCCGGGCCCGACGGTGCAGCTGTGGCCGCACCGGCACGGCACTGACGCGATGTTCCTGGCGGTCCTCCGCCGTACGAGCTGA
- the fmt gene encoding methionyl-tRNA formyltransferase → MRIVFAGTPEVALPSLEAIAASGHDLVAVVTRPDAPAGRGRRLVRSAAGAWADEHGIEVLTPEKPRDPEFQERLRQIAPDCVPVVAYGALVPPSALEIPKHGWVNLHFSLLPAWRGAAPVQHAVLHGDSVTGASVFELEAGLDTGPVYGTLTDQIRFNDTSGDLLQRLAVEGAGLLVAVLDAIEAGTARAHPQPHDGVSFAPKLTADDARVRWDDPAFAVDRRIRACTPAPGAWTTLRGDRLKLGPVRPVANVPSLKPGELLVERTQVLAGTATTPVILGEVRAAGKKPMAATDWARGMRIEAGEKLA, encoded by the coding sequence ATGCGCATAGTCTTCGCCGGCACGCCCGAGGTGGCGCTGCCCAGCCTGGAGGCGATCGCCGCCTCCGGCCACGACCTCGTCGCCGTGGTGACCCGCCCGGACGCGCCGGCCGGCCGTGGCCGCCGCCTGGTGCGCTCGGCCGCCGGGGCGTGGGCCGACGAGCACGGCATCGAGGTGCTCACCCCGGAGAAGCCGCGGGACCCGGAGTTCCAGGAACGGCTGCGGCAGATCGCGCCGGACTGCGTGCCCGTGGTGGCGTACGGCGCCCTGGTCCCGCCGAGCGCGCTGGAGATCCCGAAGCACGGCTGGGTCAACCTGCACTTCTCGCTGCTGCCGGCCTGGCGTGGAGCGGCGCCGGTGCAGCACGCCGTCCTGCACGGCGACTCGGTGACCGGCGCGAGCGTGTTCGAGCTGGAGGCGGGGCTGGACACCGGCCCGGTCTACGGCACGCTCACCGACCAGATCCGGTTCAACGACACCTCCGGCGACCTGTTGCAGCGTCTCGCCGTGGAGGGCGCCGGCCTGCTCGTCGCCGTCCTCGACGCGATCGAGGCGGGCACCGCGCGAGCGCATCCGCAGCCGCACGACGGCGTCTCGTTCGCGCCGAAGCTGACCGCCGACGACGCCCGCGTCCGCTGGGACGACCCGGCGTTCGCGGTGGACCGGCGGATCCGGGCGTGCACCCCGGCGCCCGGCGCGTGGACGACGCTGCGCGGCGACCGGCTGAAACTGGGCCCGGTGCGCCCGGTGGCGAACGTCCCGTCGCTGAAACCGGGCGAGCTCCTGGTGGAGCGCACGCAGGTGCTGGCCGGCACCGCTACCACTCCGGTGATCCTGGGCGAGGTCCGGGCCGCCGGAAAGAAACCGATGGCCGCGACCGACTGGGCGCGCGGCATGCGGATCGAAGCAGGGGAGAAGCTGGCGTGA
- the def gene encoding peptide deformylase, giving the protein MTVQAIRLFGDPVLRTPADTVVDFDKELRNLVKDLIETMQDEGGAGLAAPQLGVGLRVFTFDVDDVVGHIVNPVLSFPDEEEQDGPEGCLSIPGIYIDTKRRQNVVANGFNEHGDPIQLVGTGLMARCVQHETDHLDGVLFLDRLDAAARKDAMKQIRSAEWYDAAKPPTIKESPHARNSIFGFGR; this is encoded by the coding sequence GTGACCGTCCAAGCCATCCGTCTCTTCGGCGACCCGGTCCTGCGTACACCGGCCGATACCGTCGTGGACTTCGACAAGGAACTGCGCAACCTCGTCAAGGACCTGATCGAGACCATGCAGGACGAGGGCGGCGCCGGCCTGGCCGCGCCGCAGCTCGGCGTCGGTCTGCGGGTCTTCACGTTCGACGTCGACGACGTGGTCGGTCACATCGTGAACCCGGTTCTCTCGTTCCCCGACGAGGAGGAGCAGGACGGCCCGGAGGGGTGTCTCTCCATCCCCGGGATCTACATCGACACGAAACGCCGGCAGAACGTGGTCGCGAACGGCTTCAACGAGCACGGTGATCCGATCCAGCTGGTCGGCACCGGTCTGATGGCCCGCTGTGTGCAGCACGAGACCGACCATCTGGACGGGGTGCTCTTCCTGGACCGGCTGGACGCCGCGGCCCGCAAGGACGCGATGAAGCAGATCCGATCGGCCGAGTGGTACGACGCGGCGAAGCCTCCGACGATCAAGGAGAGCCCGCACGCGCGGAACTCCATCTTCGGGTTCGGGCGGTGA
- a CDS encoding primosomal protein N': MVSKGVRSEREPAERLPVARVSVDMPLPHLDRPFDYLVAAGDDEAAQPGVRVKVRFAGQQVNGFLLERVESSEHGGKLAYIEKVVSPERVLDPEIMRLARTVAQRYAGNLADVLRLAVPPRHARVEAAAAKEAAVARAAAAVREVVAVREAAAAQDVAAAQDVAACTEEAAAQDDTAVKEGAAEEQAVARQGAAEQQSAVREGAAAEEAGEGGAGEGGAGEGGAGVGGAGVGGAGEGGADEGGADEGGADEGGAGADGDASDGASGGAVEAVTASVDGARPAADLGGVREPAPGGWDSYPAGVAYLRALEEGRAARAVWSALPGEDWPTRIAEAAAATVKGGRGVVIVVADARDLDRVDEALGAVLGEGRHVALNAALGPAERYRRFLQASRHRVPVVAGTRAAMWAPVAKLGLVVIWDDGDDVHAEPRAPYPHAREVLLTRAQLAESAVLVGGFARTGEAQLLLETGWAREIVADRATLRRRSPMIAPTGDDPQLARDPGAVSARLPSLAWQTARQALQAGAPVLVQVPRRGYLPAVACAECRTPARCPHCSGPLGLQGARDVPICHWCGRASAAYACPACGERRLRASVTGARRTAEELGRAFPGVPVRTSGRDEVLVTVPDEPAVVVSTPGAEPSAGGGGFGAVLLLDAWALLSRSDLRAAEETMRRWLNAAALARPARAGGRVVVVADGSLAPVQALLRWDPGWFAARELAERRELGFPPAARMASVTGVAAAVADLLAHAKLPDGAEVLGPVPAPEDQERMLLRVSRSKAGDLARALHEAAAMRSTRKASLPVRIQVDPADLF; encoded by the coding sequence ATGGTGTCGAAGGGCGTACGCAGCGAACGGGAACCGGCCGAGCGGCTCCCGGTCGCCCGCGTCTCCGTCGACATGCCGCTGCCGCATCTGGACAGGCCGTTCGACTACCTGGTGGCGGCCGGCGACGACGAGGCGGCGCAGCCCGGTGTGCGGGTCAAGGTGCGGTTCGCCGGGCAGCAGGTGAATGGCTTCCTGCTGGAGCGGGTGGAGTCGTCCGAGCACGGGGGCAAGCTGGCCTACATCGAGAAGGTCGTGTCTCCCGAGCGCGTTCTCGATCCGGAGATCATGCGGCTGGCTCGGACGGTGGCGCAGCGCTATGCGGGGAACCTCGCTGACGTTCTGCGGCTCGCTGTCCCGCCCCGGCATGCGCGGGTCGAGGCCGCAGCCGCCAAAGAGGCCGCAGTTGCCCGAGCGGCCGCAGCCGTCCGAGAGGTCGTAGCCGTTCGAGAGGCCGCGGCCGCCCAAGACGTAGCGGCGGCCCAAGACGTAGCGGCCTGCACAGAGGAAGCGGCCGCTCAGGACGACACCGCCGTCAAGGAGGGCGCTGCCGAGGAGCAAGCCGTCGCGAGGCAAGGCGCTGCTGAGCAACAGTCCGCCGTGAGAGAAGGCGCTGCCGCGGAGGAAGCGGGCGAGGGTGGCGCGGGCGAGGGTGGCGCGGGCGAAGGCGGCGCGGGCGTGGGTGGCGCGGGCGTGGGTGGCGCGGGCGAGGGCGGCGCGGACGAAGGCGGCGCGGACGAAGGCGGCGCGGACGAAGGCGGCGCGGGCGCAGACGGCGACGCCTCGGACGGGGCATCGGGCGGAGCAGTGGAGGCCGTCACGGCGTCGGTCGATGGAGCGCGGCCCGCAGCCGATCTTGGAGGGGTTCGGGAGCCTGCCCCCGGGGGGTGGGACTCGTATCCGGCCGGGGTGGCGTATCTGCGAGCCCTGGAGGAAGGGCGAGCGGCCAGGGCTGTCTGGTCGGCGCTGCCAGGGGAGGACTGGCCCACCAGGATCGCTGAGGCTGCGGCGGCCACGGTCAAGGGCGGGCGCGGCGTCGTCATCGTGGTGGCTGATGCGCGCGATCTGGACCGGGTCGACGAGGCGCTCGGTGCGGTGCTCGGCGAGGGCAGGCACGTCGCGCTGAACGCGGCTCTCGGGCCGGCCGAGCGTTACCGGCGGTTCCTCCAGGCGAGCAGGCATCGGGTGCCGGTGGTCGCGGGTACGCGGGCGGCCATGTGGGCGCCGGTGGCGAAGCTCGGGCTCGTGGTGATCTGGGATGACGGCGACGATGTGCACGCCGAGCCCCGGGCGCCCTATCCGCACGCCCGCGAGGTGCTGCTCACCCGGGCCCAGCTTGCCGAGAGCGCGGTGCTGGTGGGCGGCTTCGCTCGTACAGGGGAAGCGCAGTTGCTGCTGGAGACCGGGTGGGCCAGGGAGATCGTGGCGGACCGGGCGACGCTGCGGCGGCGGTCTCCGATGATCGCGCCGACCGGTGACGATCCGCAGCTGGCCCGGGATCCGGGTGCGGTGAGCGCGCGGCTGCCGAGTCTGGCCTGGCAGACGGCGCGGCAGGCGTTGCAGGCCGGTGCGCCGGTGCTGGTCCAGGTGCCGCGCCGGGGCTATCTGCCGGCCGTCGCGTGTGCCGAGTGCCGCACGCCGGCGCGATGTCCGCACTGTTCCGGTCCGCTGGGGCTGCAGGGCGCCCGGGATGTCCCGATCTGTCACTGGTGTGGCCGGGCTTCGGCGGCGTACGCCTGCCCGGCCTGCGGCGAGCGCAGGCTGAGGGCGTCGGTGACGGGAGCCAGACGTACGGCGGAGGAGCTGGGCCGCGCGTTCCCGGGTGTGCCGGTGCGCACGTCCGGCCGGGATGAGGTTCTCGTCACTGTCCCGGACGAGCCGGCCGTGGTGGTCTCGACTCCGGGGGCGGAGCCGTCGGCGGGTGGTGGAGGGTTCGGCGCGGTGCTGCTGCTCGACGCCTGGGCCCTGCTGAGCCGGTCCGATCTGCGGGCCGCCGAGGAGACGATGCGGCGCTGGCTGAACGCGGCGGCGCTGGCCCGGCCGGCACGAGCCGGTGGCAGGGTGGTCGTGGTGGCGGACGGATCGCTGGCGCCGGTGCAGGCGCTGCTGCGCTGGGATCCGGGCTGGTTCGCGGCCCGTGAGCTGGCCGAACGCCGCGAGCTGGGCTTCCCGCCGGCGGCCCGGATGGCGAGCGTCACCGGTGTCGCGGCGGCCGTGGCCGACCTGCTGGCGCACGCGAAGCTGCCGGACGGCGCCGAGGTGCTGGGACCGGTCCCGGCCCCGGAGGATCAGGAGCGGATGCTGCTGCGGGTGTCCCGGTCGAAGGCCGGTGATCTGGCGCGGGCTCTGCACGAGGCGGCCGCCATGCGGAGCACCCGGAAAGCGTCGTTGCCGGTGCGCATCCAGGTGGATCCGGCCGACCTGTTCTGA
- a CDS encoding histidine phosphatase family protein: MTAVAGERLILVRHAMPAVDPSVPASEWPLAWDSRVASRLLRLHVSHPAYYVASTEPKAAQTMQEIAGAQRVATDPDLSEVHRPHYWFSDEEYRAAALAYAGGACPEGWEPHSAVISRFDAAVVRHAAAAAAQGRTLVLGTHGLAPTVWMASRYELSPDPAGFWSELRFPDLVEVDLVGARVRCLTH, from the coding sequence ATGACGGCAGTCGCCGGTGAACGGCTGATTCTCGTCCGGCATGCGATGCCTGCTGTCGACCCGTCCGTACCGGCCTCGGAATGGCCGCTCGCGTGGGACAGCCGGGTCGCCTCCCGGCTGCTGCGCCTGCACGTGTCGCATCCCGCGTACTACGTGGCCAGTACCGAGCCGAAGGCCGCCCAGACGATGCAGGAGATCGCCGGGGCGCAGCGTGTAGCGACGGATCCGGATTTGTCGGAAGTGCACCGTCCGCACTATTGGTTCAGTGACGAGGAATATCGGGCAGCGGCCCTGGCCTATGCCGGTGGTGCCTGCCCTGAGGGTTGGGAGCCGCACTCCGCGGTGATCTCCCGGTTCGACGCCGCCGTGGTGCGGCATGCGGCGGCCGCGGCGGCTCAGGGGCGGACGCTGGTCCTCGGCACGCACGGGCTGGCTCCTACGGTGTGGATGGCGTCGCGGTACGAGCTCTCACCCGATCCGGCCGGGTTCTGGTCGGAGCTGCGATTCCCGGATCTCGTCGAGGTGGATCTCGTGGGGGCGCGGGTGCGCTGCCTGACGCACTGA
- the metK gene encoding methionine adenosyltransferase, with protein MARRLFTSESVTEGHPDKIADQISDGILDALLEQDPRSRVAVETLITTGQVHVAGEVTTQAYADIPKIVRDTILRIGYDSSKKGFDGASCGVSVSIGSQSPDIAQGVDSAIELREGDSEHILDQQGAGDQGMMFGFACSETPELMPLPIALAHRLARRLSAARKDGTIPYLRPDGKTQVTIEYDGLRPVRLDTVVVSSQHAADISLESLLTPDIREHVIAPELENLGIDTEGYRLLVNPTGRFEIGGPMGDAGLTGRKIIVDTYGGYARHGGGAFSGKDPSKVDRSAAYAMRWVAKNVVAAGLAERCETQVAYAIGKAHPVSLFVETFGTETVPVDKIEKAINEVFDLRPAAIIRDLDLLRPIYQQTAAYGHFGREIAELRWESTDRAADLKNAAS; from the coding sequence GTGGCACGCCGCCTGTTCACCTCCGAGTCGGTCACGGAAGGCCACCCGGACAAGATCGCTGACCAGATCAGCGACGGCATTCTCGACGCCCTGCTCGAGCAGGACCCGCGCAGCCGCGTCGCGGTGGAGACCCTGATCACGACCGGCCAGGTGCACGTCGCCGGCGAGGTCACCACGCAGGCCTACGCCGACATCCCCAAGATCGTGCGCGACACGATCCTGCGGATCGGCTACGACTCGTCGAAGAAGGGTTTCGACGGGGCCTCCTGTGGCGTCAGCGTCTCGATCGGCTCCCAGTCCCCGGACATCGCGCAGGGCGTCGACAGCGCCATCGAGCTGCGTGAGGGCGACTCCGAGCACATCCTCGACCAGCAGGGCGCCGGCGACCAGGGCATGATGTTCGGCTTCGCCTGCTCGGAGACCCCCGAGCTGATGCCGCTGCCGATCGCGCTCGCCCACCGCCTGGCCCGCCGGCTCTCCGCCGCCCGCAAGGACGGCACCATCCCGTACCTGCGCCCCGACGGCAAGACCCAGGTCACCATCGAGTACGACGGGCTCCGCCCGGTCCGCCTCGACACCGTCGTGGTCTCGTCGCAGCACGCCGCCGACATCTCCCTCGAGTCGCTGCTCACCCCGGACATCCGGGAGCACGTGATCGCGCCCGAGCTGGAGAACCTCGGCATCGACACCGAGGGCTACCGCCTCCTCGTGAACCCGACCGGCCGCTTCGAGATCGGTGGCCCGATGGGCGACGCCGGCCTCACCGGTCGAAAGATCATCGTGGACACGTACGGCGGCTACGCCCGGCACGGCGGCGGCGCCTTCTCCGGCAAGGACCCGTCCAAGGTCGACCGCTCCGCGGCGTACGCGATGCGCTGGGTGGCGAAGAACGTCGTCGCCGCCGGCCTGGCCGAGCGCTGCGAGACCCAGGTCGCCTACGCCATCGGCAAGGCGCACCCGGTGTCGCTCTTCGTCGAGACCTTCGGCACCGAGACCGTCCCGGTCGACAAGATCGAGAAGGCCATCAACGAGGTGTTCGACCTGCGTCCGGCCGCGATCATCCGCGACCTGGACCTGCTCCGCCCGATCTACCAGCAGACGGCTGCCTACGGTCACTTCGGCCGGGAGATCGCCGAGCTGCGCTGGGAGAGCACTGACCGGGCCGCGGATCTGAAGAACGCCGCTTCCTGA